Within the Pseudomonas guangdongensis genome, the region CCTCCTCGGTTTCCGCGCAGATCACCGCCAGGGCCAGCATGCGCGACGGCCGGTGGTCGTGGCCCGCTTCGCGGAAGTGGCGTTCGTAGTTGGCGAAGATCGTCGGCGAGCAGGCCTGCGGGGCGATGAACTTGGCCACCGACAGGCCCATGCCCAGGTAGCCGGCCAGCGACGAGCTGCCGCCCCCGGAGCCGAGCATCCACAGCTGCGGTGCCGGGTCGTTGTCCGGCAGGCAGTGCAGGCGGCCGTAGGGGTGGCGGGCGGGGAATTCGTTGCGCAGGAAGGCGCACAGCTCGGCGGCCTGTTGCGGGAAGGTGTCTTCCTCCAGTTGCTCGTAGGGGGCGGCGAGGGCGGCCGAGGCCAGCGGCGTACCGCCCGGGGCGCGGCCGATGCCGAGGTCGATGCGTTCGGGGAACAGGCTGGCGAGCATGCGGAACACCTCGGCCACCTTGTACGGGCTGTAATGGGTCAGCATCACGCCGCCGCTGCCGATGCGCATGTGCTGCGTGGCGCTGGCGATCCGCGCGATCATGATTTCCGGACAGGGGTTGGCAAACTGGATGCTGTTGTGGTGTTCGGCCAGCCAGTAACGGTGATAGCCCAGCTCGTCGCAGGCGCGGGCCAGCTCTACCGAGCTGTCGGGGGCTTGGCGGGACGGGCGGTCGCCGTGGACGGGGGTCTGGTCGACGATGGTCAGCTTCAACGACATCGGCTGTATCTCGTGGCGGGGGAGCAGGAGCGGGCGGCCCGGTGTGGGGCGCCAGAAAGCAAGAACCCCGCACGAGGGCGGGGTTCCTTGTACAGCGCGAGGCGGGTGATCAGATCACCTGCACCTCGTCGGCCTGCAGGCCTTTCTGACCTTGCACGACCAGGAAGGAGACCGCTTGGCCTTCCTTCAGGCTCTTGAAGCCGTCAGATTTGATAGCGCGGAAGTGAACGAAGACGTCCGGGCCGCTCTGCGGGGTGATGAAGCCGAAGCCTTTTTCATCATTGAACCACTTGACGGTGCCGGTCTGACGATTAGACATGAATGTCTCCTTGAAACAGTATTGACTGCGACGCCGGAACTGCCCGGGGTCGGAACTGAGTGCAAGGAGCCAAGAAAACCGCGATGGGATTGGATCAAGATCTAAACCAGTCGATTACGATGACACTGCAACACAGTGGCACCACCCTACGCGGTAATGCGGTCGGGTGCAAATCCTTTCTGCGGCCTGCGCGCGGGAGTAGTCAGGCGTATGTTTTGCTATCACGCAGAGTGCCTTTGAAATCAAGGAGTTGGGTCACTCTGACGAAAGTCTGGGGTTATGCGCAGTCGTCGGTCGGGCGCCCGCAGTCATGTCTCATGGCCTGCGTCGATCGGCCGGTATTTGCCGGGCGATCTCGGCTAGAATGCTGCCCCTGGCAATCAAGGTATGCGACATGGCACTGATCGGGCAGTTCAACACTCTGCAGGTGGTCAAACACACGGATTTCGGCCTCTATCTGGATGGCGGTGCCGACGGCGAAATTCTGCTGCCTCGGCGCTATGTGCCCAAGGACGAACCGTGCGAGGTGGGCGACTGGCTCAACGTGTTCGTCTACCTGGACAGCGAGGATCGCATCATCGCCACCACCCAGAAGCCCAGGGTGCAGGTCGGCGGTTTCGCCAGCCTCAAAGTGGTGGCGATCAACCATGTCGGTTTGTTTCTCGACTGGGGACTGCCCAAGGACCTGTTCCTGCCGCATTCCGAGGAAAAGCGGCCGCTGCAGGTCGGCGACTACTGCGTGGTGCATGTCTATCTCGATCCGCGCACCCGGCGCATCACCGCCACCGCGCGTCTCGACCGCTATCTCGACAAGACGCCGCCCGCCTACCGGCCGGGCCAGGCGGTCGACCTGCTGGTGGTCGAGCGCACCGACCTGGGCTTCAAGGCCATCGTCGAGGGCCGCCACTGGGGGTTGATCCACAAGAACGAGCTGTTCAAGTTCCTCCGGGCGGGCCTGCGCGAGACCGGCTACATCAAGGAAGTGCGCGCCGACGGCAAGATCAGCCTGAGCCTGCAGCCGGTCGGTCGGGCGGCGGGCGACCAGTTGAGCGAGCAGATTCTTTCCCGGCTGCGCGAGGCCGGCGGGCGTCTGGCGCTGAACGACAAGAGTGCGCCGGAAGAGATCGTTCGCCTGTTCGGGGTGAGCAAGGGCAACTTCAAGAAGGCCATCGGCGGCCTGTACAAGCAGGGGCTGATCGTCATCCACGACGACGGCATCGAGCTGCGCTGAGCGGCCGCGCGGCGGCAGAGGTCGCGGCGCTCCTTTGCGGCGGGCTGGCGCGATAGTCGGCAGCCCGCGGTACGTCTCCCTCAATTCCAGACTGATTCACTGTGTGCCGCGCCCGATGCGCTCCGGAGGCGGCGGCTTGCGGCTGCGCGTTCTGCGTCGCCGTGACTCCCGCGGTGGATGACCTGCCGTTTTGGCAGTGACTGTAGCGCCGCCCGTCGCCCGTCGGGGTTTTCAGCAGTACGGCCGCGATTTGTGCAAGTGCAGTTGAGCCCGCTCTTTCGGTTGTTTGGCGCTCGGTGTTCCGTTTCGTTGCGATGTCGCGCGTTTCGCTGAAAAACCCGGCGAACCAGCGAGTTGTACTGCTCGCTGGAGCTGTCCTGGGCTGTTTGGTGGGCTATTCGTACGCTTGGTCAGGCCCCATGCTTGCCACGAAAAGTGCAATTGACTCTATGAAAGGTGCATTCAGCACGGCTGTTCGGCAACCCATAATGCCGGCCACGGACCGCTGGCCGGCCGGGCAAATCGCCTGGAATCGACCAGACTGAGAGCGTGTGGTCATTCCTGCCAAGCGTCCTCGTGCCTTGTGTCCCCGACGTATCGACAGTACACACAATAAGTATCTGCCCGGACATCACCATCATGAAACGATCGAATCCCCTGCTGGAAAAGCTGCAAACCATCCTGCCGGCCATCGCCGCCAACGCCGCCAAGGCGGAGCAGGAGCGCAAGGTGCCGGAGGAGAACATCGCTCTGCTGAAGAGCATCGGGATGCACCGCGCCTTCCAGCCCAAGGCCTACGGCGGTCTGGAAATCTCCCTGCCCGAGTTCACCAACTGCGTGGCCGCGCTGGCCGGCGCCTGCGGCGGCACCGCCTGGGCCTTCAGCCTGCTGTGCACCCACAGCCACCAGCTGGCGATGTTCCCCAAGCAGCTGCAGGACGAGATCTGGGGCGACAACCCCGACGCCACCGCCAGCAGCAGCATCGCACCGTTCAGCACCATCGAGGAAGCCGAGGGCGGCGTGCTGCTCAGCGGCGAGATGGGCTGGAGCAGCGGCTGTGACCACGCCGAGTGGGCCATCGTCGGCATGCGCCGCAAGAATGCCGAAGGCGAGCTGGTCTACAGCTTCGGCGTGCTGCCGCGCAGCGATTACGAGATCCGCGACGACTGGTTCTCCGTCGGCATGCGCAGCAGCGGCTCGAAGACCCTGGTGATCAAGAATGCCTTCATCCCCAACCACCGCATCCAGGCGGCCAAGGACATGATGGAAGGCAAGTCCGCGGGCTTCGGTCTGTACCCG harbors:
- a CDS encoding cold-shock protein, coding for MSNRQTGTVKWFNDEKGFGFITPQSGPDVFVHFRAIKSDGFKSLKEGQAVSFLVVQGQKGLQADEVQVI
- a CDS encoding p-hydroxyphenylacetate 3-hydroxylase oxygenase component is translated as MKRSNPLLEKLQTILPAIAANAAKAEQERKVPEENIALLKSIGMHRAFQPKAYGGLEISLPEFTNCVAALAGACGGTAWAFSLLCTHSHQLAMFPKQLQDEIWGDNPDATASSSIAPFSTIEEAEGGVLLSGEMGWSSGCDHAEWAIVGMRRKNAEGELVYSFGVLPRSDYEIRDDWFSVGMRSSGSKTLVIKNAFIPNHRIQAAKDMMEGKSAGFGLYPDSKIFYTPYRPYFACGFSAISLGIAERMLVAFKEKQKNRVRAYTGANVGAATPALMRLAESTHQVAAARAFLEKTWDEHAEYGERKQYPSRETLAYWRTNQAYAVKMCIEAVDRLFGAAGATSWFENSEIQRLFRDSHMTGAHAYTDYDVCAQILGRELMGLEPDPTMV
- a CDS encoding MsnO8 family LLM class oxidoreductase, which codes for MSLKLTIVDQTPVHGDRPSRQAPDSSVELARACDELGYHRYWLAEHHNSIQFANPCPEIMIARIASATQHMRIGSGGVMLTHYSPYKVAEVFRMLASLFPERIDLGIGRAPGGTPLASAALAAPYEQLEEDTFPQQAAELCAFLRNEFPARHPYGRLHCLPDNDPAPQLWMLGSGGGSSSLAGYLGMGLSVAKFIAPQACSPTIFANYERHFREAGHDHRPSRMLALAVICAETEEEAQRVASTAAWRKMMTGRGAREPLLSPEEIDQRRRSLSASDLAELDATRDAMVVGTPEQCWEQFHAHARDYQLDELGLVTVTHSFADRLNSYRLLAAGL
- a CDS encoding CvfB family protein, with translation MALIGQFNTLQVVKHTDFGLYLDGGADGEILLPRRYVPKDEPCEVGDWLNVFVYLDSEDRIIATTQKPRVQVGGFASLKVVAINHVGLFLDWGLPKDLFLPHSEEKRPLQVGDYCVVHVYLDPRTRRITATARLDRYLDKTPPAYRPGQAVDLLVVERTDLGFKAIVEGRHWGLIHKNELFKFLRAGLRETGYIKEVRADGKISLSLQPVGRAAGDQLSEQILSRLREAGGRLALNDKSAPEEIVRLFGVSKGNFKKAIGGLYKQGLIVIHDDGIELR